The window TCTCGCCGAACTGCCGCGACAGGTCGTCGAGCACCCCGCCGAGCAGGCCCACGGTGTCGTCGCTGGTGAGGTACGCGGCACCGACCTGGAGCGCGCGTACCCCGAGCCCGAAGCGGGTGCCGGTCGGGTCGCTCTCGACCCAGCCGCGCTGGGCCATGGTGCGCAGGATGCCGTGCAGGCTGCTCTTCGGGATGTCCAGCGCGCGGGCCAGGTCGACCAGCGAGCGCCGCTGCGGCGAGGCGGCCAGCGCCTCCAGCACCTCCAGCGTCCGGGTGGAGGACTTCACGGGCTGGAACCCGCCGGGCAGCGTCATGGGCGCCACTCTAGCGGGGTTGACAGGCCGGGCGGCAGCGCTAGGGTCACATATGTGACTGGCGTACAGAATGATGAACAGAGACCTGCGGTCGTGGCGACCGTCGGCGCGGCCCGGATCCTGCCGGTCGTCGTGCTCGACGACGCCCGCGACGCCGCCCCGTTGGCCGAGGCGCTGGTGCGCGGCGGGCTGCCCTGCGCCGAGGTGACCTTCCGCACCGACGCCGCGGCCGAGTCGATCCGCGTCATGTCCGAGCGGGGCGACCTGCTCGTCGGCGCCGGCACCGTGCTGACCCCGGCCCAGGTCGACCGGGCCGTCGAGGCGGGCGCCCGGTTCGTCGTGACCCCCGGGTTCTCCCCGGCGGTCGTCCGGCGCTGCCAGGAGGCGGGCGTGCCCGTCTTCCCCGGCGTCGCCACCGGCACCGAGATCCAGATGGCCCTCGACGCCGGGCTCGACACGGTCAAGTTCTTCCCCGCCGAGCAGCTCGGCGGCGTCGCGATGATCAAGGCGCTCGCCGCGCCGTACCGCTCGGTGCGGTTCGTCCCGACCGGCGGGGTCAACACCGCCAACCTCGCCGACTACCTGGCCCTGCCCGCCGTCCTGGCCGTCGGCGGCACCTGGATGGTCGCCCCCGACCTGATCGCCGCCGGGCGTTGGGACGAGGTCGCCGCCCGCACCGCCGCGGCCGTCGAGGCCGCCCGATCGACCGTGGAGGCCTGAGCCGTGCTGTCCATCCGTCCGGCCGGCGAGTGCCGGTACGACCTGGTCTCCCTCGGCGAGATCATGCTGCGGCTCGACCCGGGCGAGGGCCGGGTCCGCACGGCCCGCACCTTCCGGGCCTGGGAGGGCGGCGGCGAGTACAACGTGGCACGCGGCCTGCGCCGCTGCTTCGGGCTGCGGACCGCCGTGGTCACCGCGTTCGCCGACAACGAGGTGGGCCGGCTGCTGGAGGACCTCGTGCTCCAGGGCGGGGTGGACACCTCACTGGTGACCTGGCTGCCCTACGACGGGGTCGGCCGCGCCGTGCGCAACGGGCTCAACTTCACCGAGCGCGGCTTCGGCGTCCGGGGCGCCGTCGGCACCTCCGACCGTGGCCACAGCGCCGCCAGCCAGCTCCGGCCCGACCAGGTGGACTGGGACCACCTGTTCGGCACGCTGGGGGTGCGGTGGCTGCACACCGGCGGCATCTACGCCGCCCTCTCCGAGACCACCCCGGAGACGATGGAGGCGGCGATGGCCGCCGCGGCCCGGCACGGCACCGTCGTGTCGTACGACCTGAACTACCGGCCCAGCCTCTGGAAGGCGGTCGGCGGGCAGGCCCGCGCGCAGGAGGTCAACCGCCGGCTGGCCCGGTACGTCGACGTGATGATCGGCAACGAGGAGGACTTCACCGCCTCGTTGGGCTTCGAGGTGCCCGACACGGACGCGTCGCTGTCGGAGCTGGAGGTGGCCAACTTCCAGCGGATGATCGAGGCGGCCACCAAGGAGTACGACAACTTCAAGGTCGTCGCCACCACCCTGCGTACGGTGCGCACCGCCACCGTCAACGACTGGGGCGCGATCGCCTGGGCCGACGGGCGGTTCGTCGAGGCGACCCACCGGCCCGGCCTGGAGATCATGGACCGCGTCGGCGGGGGCGACAGCTTCGCCTCCGGCCTCATCTACGGGCTGCTGGAGAAGGGTGACCTGGCCACGGCCGTCGAGTACGGTGCGGCGCACGGCGCGCTGGCGATGACCACGCCCGGCGACACCTCGATGGCCAGCCTCCGGGAGGTCGAGGCGCTCGTCCGGGGCGCCGGCGCGCGCGTGCAGCGCTGACCCGCCGACGGCCGACCGGCCCGGGAGCGGCGCGGCTCCCGGGCCCCGGCGGCGGTCCGCAGTGCACGACGCGGCCGGCCGGCGGCCAGCACCCACGGCGGGGCCGTCACCGGCTGCCCGTCCCGCTCACTCCCCGGTGAAGTGCGGTTCGCGCCGGTCGAGGAAGGCCCGGACCGCCTCGTCGTGGTCCCGGGTCTGGTGCGCCAGCGCCTGCATGGCGGCGGAGAGCTCCAGCAGGCTGTCGAGGCTCTGGTGCTGGGCCTCGCGCAGCAGCTTCTTGGCCATCCGTACGGCGTGCGGAGGGTTCGCGGCCACCCGGTCGGCCAGCCGGCGCGCCTCGGTGAGCAGTTCCTCGTGCGGCACGACCCGGGAGACCAGCCCCCACTCCAGGGCGGTGGCGGCGTCGACCCGGTCCCCGGTCAGCGTCATCTCGGCGGCCCGGGCGGCACCGACGGCACGGGGCAGCAGCCAGGCGCCGCCGTCGCCGGGGATGATGCCGAGCTTGACGAAGCTCTCCGCGAAGAACGCCCGCTCCGAGGCGATCCGCAGGTCGCACATGAGCGCCAGGTCGCAGCCGGCGCCGACGGCCGCTCCGTTCACCGCAGCGATCAGCGGCACGTCGCACGCGTACATCGCCCGGGGGATCCGCTGGATGCCGCGACGGTAGCCGTCGCGCAGCTCGTGCGGGGCGCCGCCGAAGAGGCCGACCCGGTCCGCCATGTCCTTGACGTTGCCGCCGGCGGAGAAGGCGCTGCCGGCGCCGGTGAGGATGACCGCCCGGACCGCCCGGTCGGCGTTGACCGCGTCGACCCGGGCCACCAACGCGTCGATCACGTCGTCGCCGGAGATGGGGTTGCGGGCCTCCGGCAGGTTGATCGTCCACGTCTCCACGGGACCGTCCCGCTCGACGAGAACCGGGTCGTCCACGCGTGTCTCCTCGGTGTGCCGCTGATCTGGTCTGCCCCGAAACCAACCACACGCCGGCCCGGCCGGCAAGGCGGGGTGCCCCGAACGGCTCTGCGCCACGGCGGGCGGACAGCCGCCGTCGGCGATGCGGGCGCCGGTCCTTCGACGTATTGAGATGCCCGTACCCGCAATGGCATGATCCTCGCTCCATACACGATCATGAGCGGGGCGGATCTCGACAGGTGCCAGCAACGGAGGAACCTTCCGCACGTCCGCTCCGTCTCGTCATCGCCGCGCACGCCGTGTCCACGTACGGCAGCTTCCTGAACATGGTGGCGCTGGGGCTGTTCACCCTGGAGATCACGGGCTCCGCCGTGTCCACCGGGATCTTCATGGCGGTCCGCCTGTGCGCCGGCGTCCTGATGGGGCTGGTCGCCGGCACGCTGGTCAGCCGGTACGCGCGGGCCAGGCTCATGATCGGCGGCGACCTGCTGTCGGCCGGTGCGCTGGTGCTGCTGGTCGCGATGCCGTCCGCCGCGCAACCGACCATGCTGCACGCGCTGGCCGTGCTCCTCGGCGGAAGTCAGACGCTGTGGGTGGTCGCGCTGCGCAGCGGGTTGCCCGCGCTGGTCGGCCCGGACGACCTGGCCCGGGCCAACGCGAACCTGGTGGCGGCCCGCTCGGTGGCCATGCTGCTGGGCTTCGGCAGCGCGGGGATCCTCGTGACCCTGTTCGGCTACCACGCCGCGTTCCTGCTCGACGCCACCTCGTTCGTGGTGTCCGCACTGCTGCTCTCCGCGGTCCGCGCCTGGCGCGTGGTGGGCCGCCCCGCCGGGCCGCCCACCAAGGGCCCCCGCCGCGGGGCGGGGCTCCGGCGCCTCCTGCCCTCGGTCGCCCCCGTGATCCTGGCCATGATCGCGGTGCGGTCCGTCGACGCGTTCGGGTCCGCCTCCCACAACGTGGGCCTGCCGGTGTACGCGAACCTGGCCTGGCCCGACGCCCCCGCCGCGTTCGCCGCCCTGTTCACCACGCCCTGGGCGGTCGGCAGTCTCGTCGCCGGCCGGTGGTACGCCCGGCGGGCCGCCGGCACCTCCCGCCCGGGATCGCCGAGGGCCTTCGGCGTCGCCACCTGCGCAATGTCGCTGCTGTTCGTGCTCGCCTTCGCGGGGCCCCCGATCTGGCTGGTGGCCGTCCTGGCGCTGGCCGCCGGCATGGCGGACGGCTACGCCGAGATCAGCTACACCACCCGGTTGCAGACCGTCGAGCCCTCCCGTCTGCCGCAACTCATGGGCCTGGCCAGCACCGCGCAGAACGCGGGGTTCGGCATCGGCATGATCGTCAGTGCCTTCGCGCTCGACCGCCTGACGCCCCTGTCGGTGGTCGCGCTGGCGCACGGCCTGGCGCTCGCCGCCGCCGGTGCCTTCCTCATCTCCCACGCCCGCACGCCGGCGCACCGTCCGCACCGACAGAGAACGCAAGAAGTCGAGGTAGCACCGTGAAGTCGACGTCCGCCGAACGCCCCGCCGCCGTCAGCCACGGCGGGGACCTGCCCGGCCCCGTCGACCATCCCCGGACCTTGGACGAGGCGCTGCTGCGGGCGGCCCGGAACCACCCGGACGCGGGCATCCGGATCGTGGGCCCCGACGGGCGCGAGAAGTTCCTCGACCACGGGCGGCTGCTCGCCGGGGCGCGCGCGGCGCTGCCCGGTCTGCGGGCCCACGGCCTGGATCGGGGGTCCCACGTCGTCCTGCGGATCACCTCGGGTGAGCAGTACTGGCCGACCTTCTTCGGCTGCGTCCTCGGCGGGATCGTGCCCCTCACCGTCGGCGCGCCCACCGGGTACGACGCGGACAACCCCACCGCCGCCGCCCTCGTGCACGCCTGGCGGGTGCTCGGGGAGCCCGTGGTGCTGGCCGGGCCGGAGGACCTGGACGTGCTGGCCCGGCTGCCGCTGCGGGACCGGGTGGTCGCGGTGCCGGAGCTGACCGCGACGAGCGCTCCCGACGGCCCCGCCCCTTCCGTACCGGAGCCGGAGGCGACGGACACCGACCCCGGGTCGGTGGCGCTGCTGCAGCTCTCCTCGGGCAGCACCGGCCGGCCGAAGGTGATCCCGTTGACGCACCGAGGGCTCTCGGAATATGCCGTCGGGGCCCGGACGATGCTCGACATCGGCCCGCGGGACGTCCTGCTCAACTGGCTTCCCCTGGACCACGTCGCCGGCCTGCTGCTCTACCACCTGGGCGGCGTCTTCCTCGGCGCCACGTCCGTCCACGTCGCCACCGAATGGGTGCTCGACGATCCGCTGCGGTGGTTGGAGCTGATGCGGCGGCACCGGGTCACGCACAGTTGGGCGCCGAACTTCGGCCTGCGGCTGGTGGCCGACGCGGTCGCCCGGGCCCCCGGTGAACCGTGGGACCTCGGCGGCGTACGCCGCATGGTCTGCGGCGGGGAGCAGTGCCTG is drawn from Micromonospora sp. NBC_01740 and contains these coding sequences:
- a CDS encoding MFS transporter; this translates as MPATEEPSARPLRLVIAAHAVSTYGSFLNMVALGLFTLEITGSAVSTGIFMAVRLCAGVLMGLVAGTLVSRYARARLMIGGDLLSAGALVLLVAMPSAAQPTMLHALAVLLGGSQTLWVVALRSGLPALVGPDDLARANANLVAARSVAMLLGFGSAGILVTLFGYHAAFLLDATSFVVSALLLSAVRAWRVVGRPAGPPTKGPRRGAGLRRLLPSVAPVILAMIAVRSVDAFGSASHNVGLPVYANLAWPDAPAAFAALFTTPWAVGSLVAGRWYARRAAGTSRPGSPRAFGVATCAMSLLFVLAFAGPPIWLVAVLALAAGMADGYAEISYTTRLQTVEPSRLPQLMGLASTAQNAGFGIGMIVSAFALDRLTPLSVVALAHGLALAAAGAFLISHARTPAHRPHRQRTQEVEVAP
- a CDS encoding sugar kinase, encoding MLSIRPAGECRYDLVSLGEIMLRLDPGEGRVRTARTFRAWEGGGEYNVARGLRRCFGLRTAVVTAFADNEVGRLLEDLVLQGGVDTSLVTWLPYDGVGRAVRNGLNFTERGFGVRGAVGTSDRGHSAASQLRPDQVDWDHLFGTLGVRWLHTGGIYAALSETTPETMEAAMAAAARHGTVVSYDLNYRPSLWKAVGGQARAQEVNRRLARYVDVMIGNEEDFTASLGFEVPDTDASLSELEVANFQRMIEAATKEYDNFKVVATTLRTVRTATVNDWGAIAWADGRFVEATHRPGLEIMDRVGGGDSFASGLIYGLLEKGDLATAVEYGAAHGALAMTTPGDTSMASLREVEALVRGAGARVQR
- a CDS encoding crotonase/enoyl-CoA hydratase family protein, whose amino-acid sequence is MDDPVLVERDGPVETWTINLPEARNPISGDDVIDALVARVDAVNADRAVRAVILTGAGSAFSAGGNVKDMADRVGLFGGAPHELRDGYRRGIQRIPRAMYACDVPLIAAVNGAAVGAGCDLALMCDLRIASERAFFAESFVKLGIIPGDGGAWLLPRAVGAARAAEMTLTGDRVDAATALEWGLVSRVVPHEELLTEARRLADRVAANPPHAVRMAKKLLREAQHQSLDSLLELSAAMQALAHQTRDHDEAVRAFLDRREPHFTGE
- the eda gene encoding bifunctional 4-hydroxy-2-oxoglutarate aldolase/2-dehydro-3-deoxy-phosphogluconate aldolase: MATVGAARILPVVVLDDARDAAPLAEALVRGGLPCAEVTFRTDAAAESIRVMSERGDLLVGAGTVLTPAQVDRAVEAGARFVVTPGFSPAVVRRCQEAGVPVFPGVATGTEIQMALDAGLDTVKFFPAEQLGGVAMIKALAAPYRSVRFVPTGGVNTANLADYLALPAVLAVGGTWMVAPDLIAAGRWDEVAARTAAAVEAARSTVEA